A single region of the Pseudomonas sp. GGS8 genome encodes:
- the fabB gene encoding beta-ketoacyl-ACP synthase I, protein MRRVVITGLGIVSCLGNDKETVSANLRASRPGIRFNPEYAEMGLRSQVSGSIDLPLEELIDRKIYRFVGHAAAYAYLAMKDAIADSGLTEEQVSNVRTGLIAGSGGASTLNQMEALDILREKGVKRVGPYRVTRTMGSTVSACLATPFKIKGVNYSISSACATSAHCIGNAVEQIQLGKQDIVFAGGGEEEHWSQSFLFDAMGALSSQYNETPEKASRAYDAKRDGFVIAGGGGMVVVEELEHALARGAKIYAEIVGYGATSDGYDMVAPSGEGAIRCMQMAMATVDAPIDYLNTHGTSTPVGDVMEMKGVREVFGDKAPAISSTKSLSGHSLGAAGVHEAIYCLLMMEGNFMAGSANIDELDPEVADMPILTKTREDATINTVMSNSFGFGGTNATLVLKRWQGK, encoded by the coding sequence ATGCGCCGCGTCGTTATCACTGGTCTGGGCATCGTTTCGTGCCTGGGCAATGACAAAGAGACCGTCTCCGCTAACCTGCGTGCAAGCCGCCCTGGCATCCGGTTCAACCCGGAATATGCTGAAATGGGTCTGCGTAGCCAGGTTTCCGGCTCCATTGACCTTCCCCTCGAAGAGCTGATCGATCGCAAGATCTATCGCTTCGTCGGCCACGCGGCGGCTTACGCCTACCTGGCCATGAAAGATGCCATCGCAGACTCCGGTCTGACCGAAGAACAGGTTTCCAACGTGCGTACCGGCCTGATCGCCGGTTCCGGTGGCGCGTCGACCTTGAACCAGATGGAAGCGCTGGACATCCTGCGCGAGAAAGGCGTCAAACGCGTGGGCCCGTACCGCGTCACGCGGACCATGGGCAGCACCGTTTCGGCTTGCCTGGCCACCCCGTTCAAGATCAAGGGTGTGAATTACTCGATCTCCTCCGCGTGCGCCACCAGTGCTCACTGCATCGGTAACGCTGTGGAGCAGATCCAGTTGGGCAAACAGGACATCGTTTTCGCCGGTGGCGGTGAAGAAGAACACTGGAGCCAATCGTTCCTGTTCGACGCCATGGGCGCCCTGTCCAGCCAGTACAACGAAACCCCGGAAAAGGCTTCCCGTGCCTACGACGCCAAGCGTGACGGTTTCGTCATCGCCGGCGGTGGCGGCATGGTCGTGGTCGAAGAGCTGGAACACGCTCTGGCCCGCGGCGCGAAGATCTACGCGGAAATCGTTGGCTACGGCGCGACCTCCGACGGCTACGACATGGTCGCCCCAAGCGGCGAAGGCGCCATCCGCTGCATGCAGATGGCCATGGCCACCGTCGACGCACCGATCGACTACCTGAACACTCACGGCACCTCGACTCCGGTCGGCGACGTGATGGAAATGAAAGGTGTGCGTGAAGTGTTCGGCGACAAGGCCCCGGCCATCAGCTCCACCAAGAGCCTGTCGGGTCACTCCCTGGGCGCCGCCGGCGTTCACGAAGCGATCTACTGCCTGCTGATGATGGAAGGCAACTTCATGGCGGGTTCGGCCAACATCGACGAACTGGACCCGGAAGTG
- the fabA gene encoding 3-hydroxyacyl-[acyl-carrier-protein] dehydratase FabA, whose protein sequence is MTKQNAFTREDLLRCSRGELFGPGNAQLPAPNMLMVDRITLISEEGGKYGKGELVAELDITPDLWFFACHFEGDPVMPGCLGLDAMWQLVGFFLGWQGLPGRGRALGSGEVKFFGQVLPTAKKVTYNIHIKRVLKGKLNMAIADGSVTVDGREIYTAEGLRVGVFTSTDNF, encoded by the coding sequence ATGACCAAACAAAACGCCTTTACCCGGGAAGACCTGCTGCGCTGCAGTCGTGGTGAGCTGTTCGGCCCAGGTAACGCGCAACTGCCCGCCCCGAACATGCTGATGGTCGATCGCATCACCCTGATCTCCGAAGAGGGTGGCAAGTACGGCAAAGGTGAATTGGTCGCCGAGCTGGATATCACTCCAGACCTGTGGTTCTTCGCCTGCCACTTCGAAGGTGATCCAGTGATGCCGGGCTGCCTGGGTCTCGATGCCATGTGGCAACTGGTCGGCTTCTTCCTCGGCTGGCAAGGTCTGCCGGGCCGTGGTCGTGCCTTGGGTTCGGGCGAAGTGAAATTTTTTGGCCAGGTACTGCCGACCGCCAAGAAAGTCACCTATAACATCCATATCAAACGCGTCCTCAAAGGCAAACTGAACATGGCCATCGCCGATGGTTCCGTGACTGTCGACGGCCGCGAAATCTATACCGCCGAAGGCCTTCGGGTCGGCGTTTTCACCTCCACTGACAACTTCTAA
- a CDS encoding ATP-binding protein, with the protein MTSCRGWDINTRTQIISLGPALLLTLLLISFFTFVRIQDLRQELNHTGQLIANQLAPATEYGVISGNNDVLESLLKATLATPNVRFLEVQDNTNRILVYVEQPSETHHHSHQVEVFQAPVRLQRIALNNDFFQNSRTAPTKPGEDYLGRVIVGLSNDAFNHRQQEILFKAAILALFALLFTFLLARRLAGSLSRPIHDIGNAVKAIQKGDYKTPLPIVDDTELGALSQHINNLAQGLEQASREQHQAMAQLIQTREEAEKANNAKSDFLAMMSHELRTPMNGVLGMLQLLETTAMTEEQIEYAALASESTEHLLKVINDILDFSRIERSELELEHIAFNLADLISSCAQSFQHSAVQRGLELQLQMPENMRALQVQGDPTRIRQILVNLVGNALKFTERGRITIEPQWQSLDHELLWFTCTVRDSGIGIPAESLELMFNAFQQADSSISRRYGGTGLGLPIARTLAERMGGTLRAQSEEGVGSVFTLEIPLALYKQSLPVLMPRVHTGNDHGEGRNVLLVEDNPVNRTVVEAMLRSLGFTVSVVTDGAQAVRSAESLIFEVILMDCRLPVIDGYEATRQIRQLPGCADVPIIALTANALQGDREACLSAGMNDYLAKPFKRTDLQQILQRWVQ; encoded by the coding sequence ATGACCTCCTGTCGCGGTTGGGACATCAATACCCGTACCCAGATCATCAGCCTCGGCCCGGCGCTGCTGTTGACGTTGCTGCTGATCAGCTTCTTCACCTTCGTGCGAATCCAGGACCTGCGCCAGGAACTCAACCACACCGGTCAGTTGATCGCCAACCAACTGGCGCCGGCCACCGAATACGGGGTGATCTCGGGCAATAACGACGTGCTCGAAAGTTTACTCAAAGCCACCCTGGCCACGCCCAATGTGCGTTTTCTGGAGGTTCAGGACAACACCAACCGGATTCTGGTGTACGTCGAACAACCGTCGGAAACCCATCACCACTCGCACCAGGTCGAAGTGTTCCAGGCACCGGTGCGGCTGCAACGTATCGCGCTCAACAATGACTTCTTCCAGAACAGCCGCACCGCCCCCACGAAGCCGGGCGAGGATTACCTGGGCCGGGTGATTGTCGGGCTGTCCAATGACGCCTTCAACCACCGCCAGCAGGAAATCCTGTTCAAGGCCGCGATCCTGGCCCTGTTCGCCCTGTTGTTTACCTTTCTGCTGGCTCGGCGCCTGGCCGGCAGCCTGTCGCGACCGATCCATGACATCGGCAATGCGGTCAAGGCGATCCAGAAAGGCGATTACAAAACGCCCCTGCCGATTGTCGATGACACCGAACTGGGTGCCCTGTCGCAACACATTAACAACCTTGCCCAGGGCCTTGAACAAGCCAGCCGCGAACAGCATCAGGCCATGGCGCAATTGATTCAGACCCGTGAGGAAGCGGAAAAGGCCAACAACGCCAAATCCGATTTCCTGGCGATGATGAGCCATGAGCTGCGCACGCCGATGAATGGCGTGCTGGGTATGTTGCAACTGCTGGAAACCACCGCGATGACCGAGGAACAGATCGAGTACGCCGCGCTGGCTTCGGAATCGACTGAACACCTGCTCAAAGTGATCAACGACATTCTCGACTTCTCGCGCATCGAACGTTCGGAACTGGAGCTGGAGCACATTGCGTTCAATCTTGCGGACTTGATCAGCAGCTGCGCCCAATCGTTCCAGCACAGCGCAGTGCAGCGCGGGCTTGAGCTGCAACTGCAGATGCCCGAGAACATGCGCGCCCTGCAGGTTCAGGGCGACCCAACGCGGATCCGGCAGATACTGGTCAATCTGGTCGGCAATGCGCTGAAATTTACCGAACGGGGCCGTATCACGATCGAACCGCAATGGCAGTCGCTGGATCACGAATTACTGTGGTTCACCTGCACCGTGCGCGACAGCGGGATCGGCATCCCGGCCGAAAGCCTGGAATTAATGTTCAACGCGTTCCAACAGGCCGACAGTTCCATTTCAAGACGTTACGGTGGCACCGGGCTGGGGCTGCCGATTGCCCGCACTCTGGCCGAACGAATGGGCGGCACCTTGCGTGCTCAGAGCGAAGAAGGCGTCGGTTCGGTGTTCACCCTGGAAATACCTCTGGCGCTGTATAAGCAGTCGTTGCCGGTGCTGATGCCGCGAGTACATACCGGCAACGACCACGGCGAAGGTCGCAATGTGCTGCTGGTGGAGGACAATCCAGTCAACCGCACTGTCGTCGAAGCAATGTTGCGCAGTCTGGGCTTTACTGTCAGCGTCGTGACAGATGGTGCACAAGCGGTGCGCAGTGCCGAGAGCCTGATTTTCGAAGTGATTCTGATGGACTGCCGACTGCCGGTCATTGACGGCTACGAGGCCACCCGACAGATTCGCCAACTGCCCGGCTGCGCTGACGTGCCGATCATTGCCCTGACGGCCAACGCCTTGCAGGGCGACCGTGAAGCCTGTTTGTCCGCAGGGATGAACGATTACCTGGCCAAGCCCTTCAAACGCACTGATCTGCAGCAAATTCTGCAGCGATGGGTGCAGTAG